A section of the Drosophila subobscura isolate 14011-0131.10 chromosome A, UCBerk_Dsub_1.0, whole genome shotgun sequence genome encodes:
- the LOC117903745 gene encoding uncharacterized protein LOC117903745 isoform X8 yields the protein MSSRKPGAAATTGAAPKAETPTAAVLEDTANTSATVILPASSEDQSSSTGEEQATAGATATAGATSPPPEDKDIEGEKEKAVEQEQQSSGDANSNVDRGQSSPATITEGVVVVVPPKPPTPTIVSDGLASKSVRITRLSSPLLLLSSPTTTATATATRNREASEDGEEPPPPPSQSSGSQRKSSAERSVVAPVIRGRKSIKDLKEAKEAIAKLEDGPVQVKEEAIDGSELESLPPAAAAAAADEKDKDTKDKEKEKEKDKEKEKEKDKEQHPAPTCNRVTRKSHAQEQANNTRVTRNRRQSSTVPASSEQQPQPLPPARGRRPRKSQAVVPTPLEPATKRKRSEDDVESATKYSKVEVKAPPPDDEIDDAADTAEEPPKAAALIKHEVSERDTISPATTPSSAPPSAAPTPTSGGRRGRGRPQTKNAGGAAGAATSTSTRATRLSKAGSPGGLGLGMGIAAAAEPLMAKRRRVGSTTRKTASASSLATSSHGGGDEDSKDSMASSMDDLLLAAADIKMEKLTPDFDDSLLLPVDPVVGLLKDTQTQAMEDEGSTTSGGGANGHSSGHASCIEPLTVDADPAEADKDKPKESPLEATELPESESESASGSVSASGEAGKAASLSPDMISVKFYKKFLANNLGIEKDPELGEIVQIASHSEVEVEAEAESEPDPEAEVETEAKTEVELELQLKPESGTEPEADAEAEAEAEAEGKSALDDSLYSNSSLKAGTLRLEESTEERGHTDDVAVNGDDGHAVDEDDFDELDHEIMEQLARVKAMGVASDPDPVTESDSANADPEGFEGKKLPAVTDEEPSLPVPTDAAEEQQAEQAGHCVVEVLGKLTTNDADTEMEMDVDVDMEAEADAEPEDDSEPEKAQQELPLMADHEMDNDFPEENKENLSMSSTSPRRSSHEGLDIQLTLKDEEDEEKPLAAITATETKPHLDAGDDSAAPQLSCLKVLKDHKEQSEEKLLPASLECTSNAEANGQQEMGLSGDEKERRDQEIHLHNLGLLTHQAAEQRRQDLQEAQTRQAQYQQQHPQPYPSGKRRSTAVAGAAAGAGAAAGSGLGGSATHVESSGTLKTVIKLNRSSNGGAGGSGGVPTGTVIHGSGSSGSGSSSSSMGSATRKASAASTGSGIGCGAHGVRRQSLKMTFQKGRARGHGSADRSADQHGVHAEDSYYTIQNENEDSSQSEGHGGHGVADHGFYQMVKKDEKEKILIPEKASSFKFHPGRLCEDQCYYCSGKFGLYDTPCHVGQIKSVERQQKILANEEKLTVDNCLCDACFRHVDRRANAAPYNKKRLSAPGHLETGGPGGPGGSSVSGSNMDKNYAGDGVSAEGAELGPSTSAGSAQRSCAVKDCCETAGHQLRRKCIRKSVKKFQLSFEIPAGTSIVWLCEAHYNTFIQFTGCVLCKRRLGKNHMYNITTDTDRLEKALTEMGIPVQLGMGTAVCKLCRYFANLLMKPPDSTKSQKAEFVKNYRKRLLKVHNLQDASNEVSEAEDEAVEQNAPSAASTSAAASTHEDAEMQPLVVDFDGPTDSNSSSSSITAAAGTATGTSKQISKLQAILQQNLPGEPQASGSGSGSGAANGSANSSNAANPDISNVLRGNPNISMRELFHGEEEMGLQFKVPFGCSSSQRTPEGWTRVQTFLQYDEPTRRLWEELQKPYGNQSSFLRHLILLEKYYRNGDLVLGAHASSNATVYTETVRQRLNSFDHGHSYAGTAAGKRPTAADSPGSLSQAVSVTGSALATPIANSNQSADQAAQGDPLIPLVELNDDDDEDGGHEGQRSPKEDLNSHLERLTNVSVDKLTKQLSSNAVTIIARPKDKAVPPSTAAAAATGSTGTGTSTATVTAKPATLASSPASISSASSVSSSPEGGEGGTQKAATLSPAQFKNAPPLVPTSSANSRSILKTNLLGINKSVEIVPLSASLPISTSLTAATLIASHSTGTKTGPAAAVSYSAQEKPHKILDVANKLLSTQNESKSQQQQQQQAGARLGGGLHSKLKPTTPMSLHQQQQQQQQAAASASAASTKTPTGHVVQLLNSPPELISLARRRTAGGGPAAAAMAPAGSSWMGNHLSRRLQLQKAGAAGTTGTVASAGSRGPAASPNVVILPETLTTQERHECKSWKPTLIPLEDQTHVTSKSQALYQAADGRRLPALVQVQSSGKPYLISIFDYNRMCILRREKLLRDQMLKTNAKPKSGQAQLQSQSQSQSGQNSGPPLSAAYSNMVKMAQQQQTARQQLQQLQQQHQKQHSQQQQMPTLQPGGGAGAGAGSGAGAGAGAGRLARLAPKPMPPLNIPQVASQGHAQLNLNHSLDGSTSSNSGGSSSWLWNNFPDPKQYLLNGNGGGTGPTGKMPHLTPKPSTVTLSSGGSSSSSTSLKTGGPTYTLKQQQMQMQQQRLIDNAISKIPKSLIVIPQGGDSSGSSKE from the exons ATGTCGAGCCGCAAGCCAGGAGCCGCAGCCACAACGGGAGCCGCCCCTAAGGCGGAAACCCCAACCGCAGCCGTCCTGGAGGACACTGCGAATACCTCAGCCACTGTGatcctgccagccagcagcgaggACCAATCTTCAAGCACTGGCGAGGAGCAAGCCACAGccggagccacagccacagccggagCCACATCCCCCCCTCCCGAGGACAAGGATATTGAGGGGGAAAAAGAGAAAGCGgtagagcaggagcagcagtccaGCGGGGATGCCAATTCGAATGTGGACCGAGGCCAGTCCTCCCCCGCGACAATAACCgagggggtggtggtggtggtcccACCAAAGCCACCCACGCCCACAATTGTCAGCGATGGACTGGCCAGCAAGAGTGTTCGAATCACACGACTCTCGTCGCCGCTTCTGTTGCTTAGCTCTCCCAcaaccaccgccaccgccaccgccacgaGGAATCGTGAGGCAAGCGAAGATGGCGAggagccgccaccgccaccgtcgCAGTCGTCGGGAAGTCAGAGGAAGAGCTCGGCGGAGCGCTCGGTTGTTGCCCCCGTCATTCGCGGACGCAAGTCCATTAAGGATCTGAAAGAAGCCAAAGAAGCCATCGCCAAGCTCGAGGATGGGCCAGTGCAAGTCAAAGAGGAGGCCATCGATGGCAGCGAACTGGAATccctgccaccagcagcagcagcagccgcagccgatGAAAAAGACAAAGATACAAAAGacaaggaaaaggagaaagaaaaggacaaggaaaaggagaaagaaaaggacAAAGAGCAGCATCCTGCGCCGACTTGCAATCGTGTCACCCGCAAGTCACACGCCCAGGAGCAGGCCAACAACACACGCGTCACTCGCAATCGTCGCCAATCCTCGACGGTGCCCGCCTCCAGcgaacagcagccgcagccactgccgccagcACGCGGCCGCCGACCGAGAAAGTCCCAGGCAGTGGTCCCAACGCCTCTGGAGCCGGCCACCAAGCGCAAGCGCTCCGAGGACGACGTTGAGAGTGCGACAAAGTACAGTAAAGTTGAGGTGAAGGCGCCGCCACCGGATGACGAGATCGACGATGCGGCGGACACTGCCGAAGAGCCACCCAAGGCTGCTGCACTGATCAAGCATGAAGTTTCTGAAAGGGACACAATCTCTCCAGCAACCACACCCTCATCCGcccctccttctgctgctccgaCACCAACCTCAGGGGGACGACGGGGTCGGGGCAGACCACAGACCAAGAATGCTGGAGGTGCAGCAGGTGCTGCCACATCCACCAGCACGCGTGCCACACGTCTGAGCAAGGCAGGATCGCCGGgtggactgggattgggaatgggaattgccgctgctgccgagCCGCTGATGGCCAAGCGGCGACGGGTGGGCTCCACCACACGGAAGACCGCATCTGCCAGTTCGCTTGCCACCAGTTCGCATGGCGGCGGGGACGAGGACTCCAAGGACAGCATGGCATCGTCCATGGACGacctgttgctggctgccgccgACATCAAGATGGAGAAGCTGACGCCGGACTTTGATGACAGCCTGCTCCTGCCAGTGGATCCTGTGGTGGGCTTGCTGaaggacacacagacacaggccaTGGAAGATGAGGGCTCCACCACCAGCGGAGGGGGGGCCAACGGTCATTCCTCCGGTCATGCCTCCTGCATTGAACCGCTCACCGTGGACGCCGATCCAGCGGAGGCCGATAAGGATAAGCCGAAGGAGTCGCCCCTGGAGGCGACGGAACTGCCAGAGTCCGAGTCGGAGTCTGCCTCAGGATCGGTCTCCGCATCCGGCGAGGCTGGCAAGGCTGCCTCGCTCAGTCCCGACATGATCAGCGTCAAGTTTTACAAGAAGTTCCTGGCCAACAATCTGGGCATCGAGAAGGACCCAGAGCTAGGGGAGATTGTCCAAATAGCCAGTCACAGCGAAGTGGAAGTCGAAGCTGAAGCCGAGTCGGAGCCTGATCCAGAAGCGGAGGTGGAGACAGAAGCGAAAACTgaagtggagctggagctgcagctaaaGCCAGAGTCCGGAACGGAACCGGAGGCGGACGCGGAagccgaggccgaggcagaAGCGGAAGGCAAATCCGCGTTGGATGATTCCTTGTACTCGAACAGCTCCCTGAAGGCAGGTACACTTCGGCTGGAGGAAAGCACCGAGGAGCGAGGACACACGGATGATGTCGCTGTAAATGGGGATGATGGCCATGCGGTGGACGAGGATGACTTTGACGAATTGGATCACGAGATTATGGAGCAGCTGGCCAGGGTCAAGGCCATGGGTGTTGCCAGTGATCCAGATCCAGTGACTGAAAGTGATTCAGCTAATGCTGATCCGGAAGGATTTGAGGGAAAGAAACTGCCGGCGGTAACAGATGAAGAGCCATCGCTGCCTGTGCCAACGGATgcggcggaggagcagcaggcggagcagGCGGGACACTGTGTCGTGGAGGTGTTGGGGAAATTGACAACAAACGATGCGGacacagaaatggaaatggatgtgGACGTGGATatggaagcagaagcagacgcAGAGCCAGAGGATGACTCTGAGCCAGAGAAAGCACAGCAGGAGCTGCCTTTGATGGCGGATCATGAAATGGACAATGATTTTCCAGAGGAGAACAAGGAGAACCTATCGATGTCGAGCACATCGCCCAGGCGATCCAGTCACGAAGGTCTCGACATTCAGCTGACCCTCAAGGatgaggaggacgaggagaagCCTTTGGCGGCCATAACAGCCACCGAAACGAAGCCCCATCTGGATGCAGGCGACGACTCCGCAGCTCCTCAGCTCAGCTGCCTAAAGGTcctcaaggaccacaaggagcAGTCCGAAGAGAAACTCCTGCCCGCGTCTCTGGAATGCACGAGCAATGCCGAGGCCAATGGCCAGCAGGAGATGGGACTCTCTGGCGATGAGAAGGAGCGGCGCGATCAAGAGATTCATCTTCATAATCTTGGCCTGCTCACGCACCAGGCTGCCGAGCAGCGGCGCCAGGACCTGCAGGAGGCTCAGACACGGCAGGCGCAgtaccagcaacagcatccgCAGCCCTATCCAAGCGGAAAACGACGATCTacggctgtggctggagcggcagcgggagcgggagcagctgcaggatcGGGCTTGGGCGGCAGCGCCACTCACGTGGAGTCCAGCGGAACACTGAAGACTGTCATCAAGCTGAATCGAAGCAGCAACGGTGGAgccggcggcagtggcggcgtgCCCACGGGCACTGTCATCCATGGCAGCggctcctctggctctggctcatcctcctcctcgatggGCAGTGCCACGCGAAAGGCGAGCGCTGCCAGCACAGGGTCAGGCATTGGCTGTGGTGCCCACGGCGTACGCCGTCAATCCCTCAAGATGACATTCCAAAAGGGTCGCGCCCGCGGCCATGGGTCAGCGGATCGATCTGCCGACCAGCATGGCGTCCATGCCGAGGACTCCTACTACACCATCCAGAACGAG AACGAAG ATTCATCGCAATCGGAGGGTCATGGTGGCCATGGAGTGGCGGATCATGGCTTCTATCAAATGGTGAAAAAGGATGAAAAGGAAAAGATATTAATACCAGAGAAGGCATCTTCGTTCAAGTTCCATCCGGGGCGACTGTGCGAGGACCAGTGCTATTATTGCAGCGGCAAGTTCGGGCTGTACGACACGCCCTGCCATGTGGGACAGATCAAGTCGGTGGAGCGACAGCAGAAGATCTTAGCAA ATGAGGAAAAGCTGACTGTGGACAACTGCCTGTGCGATGCCTGCTTTCGGCATGTGGATCGTCGCGCCAATGCGGCGCCCTACAACAAGAAGCGTCTCTCGGCACCCGGCCACTTGGAGACGGGTGGCCCTGGCGGCCCTGGTGGCAGTTCCGTTTCTGGCTCAAATATGGACAAGAACTATGCGGGCGATGGTGTGTCCGCCGAAGGTGCCGAATTGGGCCCCTCCACATCGGCGGGCAGTGCGCAGCGTTCGTGCGCCGTGAAGGATTGCTGCGAGACAGCCGGACATCAGTTGCGACGCAAGTGCATACGCAAGAGCGTCAAGAAGTTCCAGCTAAGCTTCGAGATACCCGCCGGCACATCGATCGTCTGGCTGTGCGAGGCCCACTACAACACGTTCATTCAGTTCAccggctgtgtcctgtgcaAGCGGCGGCTGGGCAAGAATCACATGTACAACATAACCACG GACACCGATCGACTGGAGAAGGCGCTCACGGAAATGGGCATACCCGTTCAGTTGGGCATGGGCACCGCCGTGTGCAAGCTGTGTCGCTACTTTGCCAATCTGCTGATGAAGCCACCCGACAGCACCAAGTCCCAGAAGGCAGAGTTTGTCAAGAACTATCGCAAAAG GCTGCTCAAGGTGCACAATCTGCAGGATGCCAGCAATGAGGTGTCCGAGGCGGAGGATGAGGCGGTTGAGCAAAATGCACCATCCGCTGCGTCCACAAGTGCAGCCGCCTCCACGCACGAGGATGCCGAGATGCAGCCGCTGGTGGTGGACTTTGACGGTCCCACGGACTCGAATtcgagcagctcctccatcaCGGCCGCTGCAGGCACGGCAACTGGCACCAGCAAGCAGATATCCAAGCTGCAGGCCATCCTACAGCAGAATCTGCCTGGCGAGCCTcaggccagtggcagtgggagtggcagtggagctGCAAATGGTTCGGCAAACAGTTCGAATGCAGCGAATCCGGACATATCGAATGTGCTGCGCGGCAACCCGAACATCTCGATGCGCGAACTCTTCCACGGCGAGGAGGAGATGGGGCTGCAGTTCAAGGTGCCCttcggctgcagcagcagccagcgcacGCCGGAAGGCTGGACGCGCGTGCAGACCTTTCTGCAGTATGACGAGCCGACGCGCCGACTCTGGGAGGAGCTACAGAAGCCGTATGGCAACCAGAGCTCCTTCCTGCGTCATCTTATTCTGCTGGAGAAGTACTATCGCAACGGGGACTTGGTGCTGGGTGCCCATGCCTCATCCAATGCCACCGTCTACACGGAGACCGTGCGCCAGCGTCTAAACTCCTTCGACCATGGCCACTCCTATGCAGGAACTGCAGCGGGAAAGCGGCCCACAGCAGCCGACTCTCCGGGCTCGTTATCGCAGGCAGTTTCGGTCACTGGCAGTGCCCTGGCCACGCCCATCGCCAACTCTAACCAATCTGCAGATCAAGCCGCGCAGGGAGATCCCCTCATTCCGCTGGTGGAGCtgaacgacgacgacgatgaggacggCGGCCATGAGGGCCAGCGATCCCCAAAGGAGGATTTGAACTCGCACTTGGAACGCCTCACCAACGTCTCGGTGGACAAGCTGACCAAGCAGCTCAGCTCGAATGCGGTGACCATTATCGCCCGTCCCAAGGACAAGGCAGTGCCGCCGAGcaccgccgcagccgcagccacaggcagcacaggaacaggcacaagcacagccacagtcacagccaaaCCAGCCACACTCGCCTCGTCGCCGGCATCGATCTCCTCTGCGTCGTCTGTGTCGTCGTCACCCGAGGGGGGTGAAGGTGGCACCCAGAAGGCGGCAACCTTGTCTCCCGCCCAGTTCAAGAATGCCCCGCCCCTGGTGCCCACCAGCAGCGCCAACAGTCGGAGCATACTGAAGACCAACCTTCTGGGCATCAACAAGTCCGTTGAGATTGTGCCGCTCTCCGCGTCGCTGCCCATCTCCACCAGCCTGACAGCCGCCACATTGATCGCCAGTCACTCGACCGGCACGAAGACTGGCCCAGCTGCCGCCGTCTCGTATTCCGCCCAGGAGAAGCCACACAAGATTCTCGATGTGGCCAACAAGCTGCTTAGCACCCAAAACGAGAGCAagtcccagcagcaacagcagcagcaggcgggcgCACGTCTGGGCGGGGGCCTCCACTCCAAGCTGAAGCCGACCACGCCGATGAGTctacaccagcagcagcagcagcagcaacaggcagcggcatccgcatccgcagcGTCCACGAAGACGCCAACGGGCCATgtggtgcagctgctgaaCTCACCGCCGGAGTTGATCAGTTTGGCGCGAAGAAGAACGGCCGGTGGGGGgcccgcagctgcagcaatggCTCCGGCTGGCTCCAGCTGGATGGGCAATCATCTCAGCAggcgactgcagctgcagaaggcTGGAGCGGCAGGAACGACGGGAACAGTTGCTTCAGCAGGCAGTCGAGGGCCGGCCGCATCGCCGAACGTGGTCATACTGCCGGAAACACTGACCACGCAGGAGCGGCACGAGTGCAAGAGCTGGAAGCCCACACTGATACCGCTGGAGGATCAAACTCATGTGACCAGCAAGTCGCAGGCTCTCTACCAGGCAGCCGATGGCCGACGGCTGCCGGCCCTCGTTCAAGTGCAGTCCAGTGGCAAGCCCTACCTCATCTCCATCTTTGACTACAACCGCATGTGCATACTGCGAAGGGAGAAGCTGCTGCGTGACCAAATGCTCAAGACCAACGCCAAGCCAAAGTCCGGCCAGGCACAGTTGCAATCTCAGTCGCAATCGCAGTCCGGTCAGAATTCAGGCCCTCCCTTGAGTGCCGCTTACTCGAACATGGTCAAgatggcacagcagcagcagaccgcacgacagcagctccaacagctgcagcagcagcatcagaagcagcactcacagcagcagcagatgccaACACTCCAGCCGGGAGGtggagctggcgctggtgctggttctggagctggagccggagccggagcggGGCGACTGGCCCGCCTGGCACCCAAGCCCATGCCGCCGCTGAACATTCCGCAGGTCGCCAGCCAGGGCCATGCCCAACTGAACCTCAATCACAGCCTAgacggcagcaccagcagcaacagcggcggtAGCAGCTCCTGGCTGTGGAACAACTTCCCCGATCCCAAGCAGTATCTCCTGAATGGCAACGGCGGCGGTACAGGCCCCACCGGCAAGATGCCACACCTCACGCCCAAGCCCTCGACGGTCACTctgagcagcggcggcagcagcagcagcagcaccagcctcAAAACTGGCGGCCCCACCTACActctgaagcagcagcagatgcagatgcagcagcagaggctgaTTGACAATGCCATATCGAAGATACCCAAGAGCCTGATTGTCATTCCGCAGGGTGGCGACTCTTCGGGCTCCTCCAAAGAGTGA